A single Triticum dicoccoides isolate Atlit2015 ecotype Zavitan chromosome 2A, WEW_v2.0, whole genome shotgun sequence DNA region contains:
- the LOC119359087 gene encoding uncharacterized protein LOC119359087, with protein sequence MADQGDGGAVAPAAPAPAVVLGAQPEEPAGDAGLEEPLVEVHDAPVLDAPVPVVGEGVEDPQEEEALDGGDNQAPALDEGEVDLLTELLQELDEPEPEDVDESAVRNLMDELAQGEPKKRKIDYTLATQGPTTAGGSGAGVATLPKAGPSIMNHTLPFMVPPAGAAPPLIIPGFGLPFVGMPPVGAGGMPRLPMLASGGPPPLCPACHRATRQPNQARVGMSPFNRPDPHICLCLPCQERLDQRIQYCQDCRAFYATNTGFTR encoded by the exons ATGGCCGATCAGGGCGACGGAGGGGCTGTGGCTCCGGCGGCGCCGGCACCGGCCGTGGTGCTGGGAGCACAGCCGGAGGAACCTGCCGGGGATGCAG GTTTGGAGGAGCCGCTGGTGGAAGTGCACGATGCTCCCGTGCTGGATGCTCCGGTGCCCGTGGTTGGTGAAG GCGTGGAGGACCCGCAGGAAGAAGAGGCCTTGGATGGAGGTGACAATCAGGCGCCGGCTCTGGATGAAG GAGAGGTGGACCTGCTGACGGAGCTCCTGCAGGAACTGGATGAACCCGAGCCGGAGGATGTGGACGAGTCAGCTGTCCGCAACCTCATGGACGAACTGGCGCAAGGGGAGCCCAAGAAACGGAAGATTGACTACACGCTGGCCACACAAGGACCGACGACTG CTGGCGGATCCGGTGCCGGCGTTGCAACCCTCCCCAAGGCAGGCCCTTCCATAATGAACCACACGCTGCCTTTCATGGTGCCGCCGGCCG GAGCAGCTCCTCCCCTGATCATCCCCGGCTTCGGCTTGCCTTTCGTGGGAATGCCACCTGTGGGAGCCGGCGGGATGCCACGATTACCAATGCTGGCCAGCGGCGGGCCGCCGCCGCTGTGTCCCGCCTGCCACAGAGCAACCAGGCAGCCAAACCAGGCTCGCGTTGGCATGTCCCCATTCAATCGTCCAGACCCGCACATCTGCTTGTGCTTACCGTGCCAAGAGAGGCTGGATCAGAGGATTCAGTACTGCCAGGACTGCCGCGCTTTCTATGCGACGAACACAGGTTTCACGAG